The Silene latifolia isolate original U9 population chromosome X, ASM4854445v1, whole genome shotgun sequence genome contains the following window.
ctctaataaaatattatcttaaagatttactcaattttatccttctatccttacaacaatcaatatatatatatacttcaggctttttttgatgtttttctattagaattagaaaactatacacttattattattattattattattattattattattattattattattattattaatattattattattttataataaaacgcaaacttttttaattagtcaaaagtttacaagaaattggtggcaATCGCTATACAACTggcgcccactcccttagcaatagcaaagctaaatctactactattactactattattattattattattattattattattattattattattattattattattattattattattattattattattattattattattattattattattattattattattattattattattattattattattaattttatagcaataaaatcttataagatagaaaagaataaatcaaataatataaggagataatatatctgttaacaaatactccctccaaatAACAATGTTTGCCCCATTTCTCTAATATACGGGtggagtattttattgaaatgggGCAAACATAGGTAttgggagggagtactatttttgaaatttacctaatcttatccttctaattttaatgccataatatctaagaagatgagaaagaataaatctaataatatatgagataacaaatctttaataaaatattatcttaaagatttactcaatcttatccttctatccttacaacaatcaatatatatacttcaggctttttttgatgtttttctattagaattagaaaactatacacttattattatttattagttattattattattattattattattattattattattattattattaatattattattattattattattattattattattattattattattattattattattattattattattattattattattattattattattataaaacgcTTCCTtaacaatagcaaagctaagtctattactattattactattattattattattattattattattattattcttaattttatagcaataaattctaataagatagaaaagaataaatcaaataatataaggaaataatatatctcttaacaaatactatttttgaaattttcctaatcttatccttctaattttaatgccataatatctaagaagatgagaaagaataaatctaataatatatgagataacaaatctctaataaaatattatcttaaagatttactcaattttatccttctatccttacaacaatcaatatatatatatacttcaggctttttttgatgtttttctattagaattagaaaactatacacttattattattattattattattattattattattattattattattattattattattattattattattattattattattattattattattattattattattattattattattattattattttataataaaacgcaaacttttttaattagtcaaaagtttacaagaaattggtgggcagtcgctatacaatctgggcgcccactctcttagcaatagcaaagctaaatctactactattactattattattattattattattattattattattattattattattattattattattattattattattattattattattattattattattattattattattattattattattattattattattattattattattattattattattattattattattattaatattattattattttataataaaacgcaaacttttttaattagtcaaaagtttacaagaaattggtgggcagtcgctatacaatctgggcgcccactcccttagcaatagcaaagctaaatctactactattactactattattattattattattattattattattattattattattattattattattattattattattattattattattattattattattattattattattattattattattattattattattatcattattattattaattttatagcaataaaatcttataagatagaaaagaataaatcaaataatataaggagataatatatctgttaacaaatactccctccaaatAACAATGTTTGCCCCATTTCTCTAATATACGGGtggagtattttattgaaatgggGCAAACATAGGTAttgggagggagtactatttttgaaatttacctaatcttatccttctaattttaatgccataatatctaagaagatgagaaagaataaatctaataatatatgagataacaaatctttaataaaatattatcttaaagatttactcaatcttatccttctatccttacaacaatcaatatatataattcaggctttttttgatgtttttctattagaattagaaaactatacacttattattatttattagttattattattattattattattattattattattattattattattattattattattattattattgttattattattgttattattattgttattattattgttattattattgttattgttattgttattattattattgttattattattattattattattattattattattattattattattattattattattattattattattattattattattattattattattattattattattataataaaacacaaatttttttaattagtcaaaagtttacaagaaattggtgggcagccgcgatacaatctgggcgcccactcccttatcaatagcaaagctaaatctactactattattattattttttgcaAGAAGGGTAGTTCTCATATATTCAAAAAAGGATACATGAGTGATCTTACAAAAGCATATCCTCTATAAGGGAAAAGTAGGAACACTACTACTAATAGAAGACTCAATGATCTCATGATTGATCATAGGAGACCTGAAAAGTAGCGCAGCACTTACTACTGACTGAATGTCCCTCAAAAGAGTACTAATAGGCCTGCCAAGGCCACAAAAAATTCTGCGATTCCGTTCAGCCCAAATAGTATAAACCGTAGCTACAATGCTACCATACGCCCATCTCTTCCTCCATCTGCACACcttactttgatgaacccaggtTAAGATGCCCCTAAGCTGAGAGCTAGGAGAAGATATACTAGACCAAGAATTAACACGCAAGAGTAGAGCCTTAGAGTAAGAACACTGGAAAAACAAGTGACGAGAACTCTCAGCAGCCTCCCTACAAAGGGAGCATCTATTAGGAATAGGTATACCTCGTGCCATTAGTAGATCAGTCGTGGCAAGTTTCCTCTGAACGGCTAACATGAGAACGACCTTATGCCTTGGTAGAAGACACCCAGAATTGACAGCTTTATAACACTGCAGAGGAGGAAGCTTAGGTCTAAGGACCTCATAAGCTTTACTGATGCAAAACCCACGAGGAGTTGAACAGGAAAGCAACAGATCCTGCACCTTGTGAATACCTCCCAGCTGTTCAGCACACATATCTCTAACCTTGAGAATACTGCGAAGACTTTCAGGATGAAACTCCTTAATTTGCAGGGACCAAATGGGAGTATCAACAAGAAAATAGCTCCTAATCCAGTTGCACCAAATAGAACCAGTCCCTCTATCAATATGCCAGAGCCATTTCAGGAGAGTAGCCTTATTCCAGGAAGAAATATCCTTAATCTGAAATCCTCTCTCAGACCAAGGAACACAGATGGAAGACCAACTCTTAAAAGACATTCTCCTGGAACTGCCAGCACCCCAAAGGAATTGTCTGCAAGCTTTATTTATAAAAAGGCAGACATGCTTGGGAAGAAAGATGCTGCAACTCCAGAAATTACCCAAACCAAAAATCATAGTTTATAATTTGGATTTTTCCAGCATAAGAGAGAAACTTATTGGAGCATTTATGCAAAACATCAGTAATTCTAAGGGAGAGGCCCTTATACATGCTGCAAGTCAATCTGGCATGATTGACAGGCATGCCAAGATATCTAAAAGGGAACAAGCCCTCATTTAGACCAATGGCAGAAAGAATATGCTGCTTCAAGCAACTAGGGACACCACCAAAATAAGCTTCAGTTTTTTCAAAATTTGCAACAAGACCAGACCAGGTAGAGAAAAGATAAAGAACATCAGCAGCTTTTTGAACAGAAGGCAAGTCTCCTCTTGTAAAGATCATAAGATGATCGGCAAAGATCAGATGATTAAGGCTCAGCTTAACACACTTAGGATGATAGGAGACATTATGTTCCTTGTTCATAACTCTAAGGCATCTGGACAAAATCTCCATACTTAGAACAAAAAGACTAGGTGAGAGAGGATCACCTTGCCTAACACCACTTTTGCCTTTGAAGAATCCAAAGTTAGAACCATTAACCTTGAGAGTAAACCACGAGCCAGTTATACACCCCATTATCCATTTTATGAAGAGAGCAGGAAATTTTAGAGACTCTAACATAATTTGGATAAACCCCCACTATAAAGAATCAAAGGCCTTACTGATATCAACCTTTAGCATGCATCTGGGAGTCAAATTCTTCCTGTCATATCCTTTAAGCAACCTCTGAGTAAGCATGATATTTTCAAACAAGCTCCTATCTCTAACAAAAGTTGCTTGTTCAGCACCAATCAACTTAGGTAAGATAGTTTGGAGTCTGTTGGTTAAAATTTTGCTGATGGTTTTATAGATAATAGAGCAGCAGGAGATGGGCCTAAAGTCCTTAACAGTTTGCACAGTAGCCTTCTTAGGAATCAAGGAGAGAATAGTGACATTGGCCTGCTTAGACATAAAACCCTTTCTGAAAAAATCTTCAACTGCAGTGCAAAAGTCATGTTCTACTACACACCAGGCTGCTTTAAAAAACCCAGCAGAAAATCCATCCAAACCAGGACTCTTATTAGAGCCCATAGAAAAAAGTGCATTCTTAATTTCCACCCTAGTAATGGGAGCAATTAAGGACTCATGATCCTGATTCTCCACACAACAACCAGTATAGATAATAGCAGGATCAATAGCATGAGTTTGGACAGAAGATCCAAGAAGCTTCTCATAATATTCCACAAAAGCAGCACCAACATCCTGAGGACCATAGCAGGGAACACCATTTATATCCTGAATGGTACCAATCATGTGACATTgttctctctcttttatcttaGCAAAAAAAATAAGCAGAACAAAAATCATTGTGCTTGATATCATGAAGTTTAGCTTTCTGAATTAAGATACTTGTCTCAGCCTCCTTAAGCTTAAGGAAATCATCAGAAATCAACTTTTC
Protein-coding sequences here:
- the LOC141618617 gene encoding uncharacterized protein LOC141618617; this encodes MGCITGSWFTLKVNGSNFGFFKGKSGVRQGDPLSPSLFVLSMEILSRCLRVMNKEHNVSYHPKCVKLSLNHLIFADHLMIFTRGDLPSVQKAADVLYLFSTWSGLVANFEKTEAYFGGVPSCLKQHILSAIGLNEGLFPFRYLGMPVNHARLTCSMYKGLSLRITDVLHKCSNKFLSYAGKIQIINYDFWFGSRRMSFKSWSSICVPWSERGFQIKDISSWNKATLLKWLWHIDRGTGSIWCNWIRSYFLVDTPIWSLQIKEFHPESLRSILKVRDMCAEQLGGIHKVQDLLLSCSTPRGFCISKAYEVLRPKLPPLQCYKAVNSGCLLPRHKVVLMLAVQRKLATTDLLMARGIPIPNRCSLCREAAESSRHLFFQCSYSKALLLRVNSWSSISSPSSQLRGILTWVHQSKVCRWRKRWAYGSIVATVYTIWAERNRRIFCGLGRPISTLLRDIQSVVSAALLFRSPMINHEIIESSISSSVPTFPL